In Populus nigra chromosome 1, ddPopNigr1.1, whole genome shotgun sequence, one genomic interval encodes:
- the LOC133705319 gene encoding filament-like plant protein 7 — translation MDNKTWFWRKRSSEKTIVATNKFGISVKGIDEETQNIPTGNGVGPVRAVRNLNEKLASVLLDCHVVTENEKSVPRATAGQEKEEAEVDCLKKELDGDPKKGLAANEKLSHSDAALKKCMQQLNSFREEQEQKIHDAVMEATSEFEKAQKTLEVKLMETSKRLTNLAIENTNLSNALLLKEKLVEELHKRASQTVAEFNTLMARLDNTEKENAFLKYEFHMLQKELEVRNEELEYNRRSADASRRQHLESTRKVTKLEAECQRLRTLMRKRLPGPAAFSKMKSEVEMLGRDQMELRKPNLTRDLVVRDPIIGNFPETPVKNVDFLIDQLLGKEEENKALREMMSRKNAELQSSRIMFSRTASRLSQVEAQLIELSGDQRSLELAKHSPSSRQIHSPTGGSDTGSLANALIAELEHFRDRKLKSPSECKDIEVLDMSLMDDFVEMEKLAIVSTQTPSAGGNRSFSAGKELVPMEQDHSGYSDKKQEIHSKQDSTEKSFDWLQVVLNAIFKQQRISKRSLTELLEDIKIALGYINHPNASEPDAAALSRHPLECDIGGYITWKSPNESSIANSLNETSSIDTPVKETSKQHDQSNLRNLQEENERLKNELDNMEARLQSATDKTETLMVKLRESEQSVERLQAEVEILKESKGMVEDQIENQKSINEDLDTQLTVTKAKLNEVFHKFSSLEVELEDRSNCCEELEATCLELQLQLESAAKETLNCGINKEGKHPQDGWEIKAASVKLAECQETILNLGKQLKALASPREAALFDKVFTTTGATTTATNIRNLNKRFSLRDQMLAEDRSKEIILRSPTEDAQKSSLDHSDNGNGLISPNALVCAPEAYIGPEHKAGDAAVEALAIVPSKKQGFGLLRRLLMRRKKGASKKSRSLVKV, via the exons ATGGACAACAAGACATGGTTTTGGAGGAAAAGATCTTCCGAAAAGACAATTGTAGCAACAAACAAATTCGGCATTTCTGTGAAAGGAATTGATGAAGAG ACACAAAATATTCCAACTGGGAATGGAGTGGGACCAGTTAGAGCTGTAAGAAACTTAAACGAGAAGTTAGCTTCAGTGCTTCTTGATTGTCATGTTGTGacagaaaatgaaaaatcagtACCAAGAGCCACTGCAG gcCAGGAAAAGGAAGAGGCAGAAGTAGATTGCTTAAAGAAAGAACTGGATGGAGATCCGAAGAAGGGATTAGCtgcaaatgaaaaattaagtcaTTCAGATGCTGCATTAAAGAAATGCATGCAGCAGCTGAACTCTTTCCGAGAAGAACAGGAGCAAAAGATACATGATGCTGTCATGGAAGCAACAAGTGAATTTGAGAAGGCACAGAAAACTTTGGAAGTCAAGTTGATGGAGACAAGCAAAAGGCTTACGAATTTAGCCATTGAGAACACAAATCTGAGTAATGCCCTTTTACTCAAAGAGAAATTGGTCGAAGAACTGCATAAACGTGCATCTCAGACAGTTGCAGAATTCAATACTCTAATGGCTAGATTAGATaacacagaaaaagaaaatgctttTCTGAAGTACGAGTTTCACATGCTTCAGAAGGAACTTGAGGTTCGAAATGAGGAGCTGGAATATAATCGTCGTTCTGCTGATGCATCACGCAGGCAACACTTGGAGAGTACGAGGAAAGTCACGAAGCTAGAAGCAGAATGTCAGAGACTCCGTACCCTAATGCGGAAAAGGTTGCCTGGTCCTGCAGCTTTCTCAAAGATGAAGAGTGAAGTCGAAATGCTGGGAAGGGATCAGATGGAATTAAGAAAACCGAACCTCACCAGAGATTTGGTAGTCAGAGACCCCATCATCGGAAATtttccagaaactcctgtaaagaACGTTGATTTCCTGATCGATCAATTGCTTGGTAAGGAAGAGGAGAATAAAGCTCTCAGAGAAATGATGAGCAGGAAGAATGCCGAGCTTCAATCTTCAAGGATCATGTTTTCACGAACAGCTTCAAGGTTATCACAGGTCGAGGCTCAGCTTATAGAGCTTTCTGGAGACCAGAGGTCTTTGGAGCTGGCAAAGCATAGTCCATCATCACGTCAAATCCACTCTCCAACTGGAGGTTCGGATACTGGATCATTGGCTAATGCTCTAATCGCAGAATTGGAACACTTCAGAGATAGGAAACTCAAGAGTCCGTCGGAATGTAAAGACATTGAAGTTCTGGACATGAGTTTAATGGATGATTTTGTTGAGATGGAGAAATTAGCTATAGTTTCCACACAAACACCTTCTGCAGGTGGGAATCGCTCTTTCTCGGCTGGTAAGGAACTAGTTCCCATGGAACAAGATCATTCTGGTTATAGTGACAAGAAACAAGAGATCCATTCAAAACAAGATTCAACTGAAAAGTCTTTTGACTGGCTTCAGGTAGTTCTGAATGCAATATTTAAACAGCAGCGTATTTCAAAACGAAGTCTAACTGAACTCCTGGAGGACATTAAAATTGCTTTAGGTTATATAAATCATCCAAATGCTTCTGAACCTGATGCAGCAGCATTGTCAAGGCATCCATTGGAATGTGATATTGGTGGTTATATCACTTGGAAGTCTCCAAACGAATCTTCAATTGCAAATTCATTGAATGAAACTTCCAGTATCGACACCCCTGTGAAAGAAACAAGCAAACAACATGATCAATCTAACCTGAGAAATCTGCAAGAAGAGAACGAGAGactgaaaaatgagctggataATATGGAAGCCAGGCTGCAGTCTGCAACTGATAAGACGGAGACCCTGATGGTGAAGCTTCGGGAATCAGAACAAAGTGTTGAAAGGTTACAAGCAGAAGTGGAAATTTTGAAGGAATCAAAAGGAATGGTAGAGGATCAGATTGAAAATCAGAAGTCAATCAATGAAGATCTTGATACTCAGCTTACAGTTACCAAAGCTAAATTGAATGAGGTCTTCCATAAATTTTCATCTTTGGAAGTTGAATTGGAAGACAGAAGTAACTGCTGTGAAGAATTAGAAGCAACTTGTCTTGAGCTTCAACTTCAGCTGGAAAG TGCTGCAAAGGAAACCCTGAACTGCGGCATAAATAAAGAGGGAAAGCATCCACAGGAT GGCTGGGAGATCAAAGCAGCTTCTGTGAAGTTGGCAGAATGCCAAGAAACCATCCTTAATCTTGGAAAACAACTGAAGGCTCTGGCTTCACCAAGAGAAGCAGCACTCTTTGACAAGGTTTTCACCACTACTGGTGCCACTACCACAGCCACCAATATCAGGAACTTGAACAAGCGCTTCTCCTTACGTGATCAAATGCTAGCTGAAGATAGATCTAAGGAAATTATTCTCAGATCTCCAACTGAAGATGCACAAAAATCCTCTCTTGACCACTCAGATAATGGTAATGGATTGATTAGTCCTAATGCCTTGGTATGTGCTCCTGAAGCATATATTGGACCAGAGCACAAAGCTGGTGATGCCGCAGTTGAAGCTCTGGCTATTGTTCCTAGTAAAAAACAAGGGTTTGGTTTGCTAAGGAGGCTATTAATGAGGAGGAAGAAAGGGGCAAGCAAGAAGTCCCGATCCTTAGTGAAGGTATGA